From a region of the Sesamum indicum cultivar Zhongzhi No. 13 linkage group LG3, S_indicum_v1.0, whole genome shotgun sequence genome:
- the LOC105158346 gene encoding uncharacterized protein LOC105158346: MDWFSWLSKTALDPSLVYEYGLAFAQNELEEDDIPYFNHEFLQSMGISVAKHRLEILKLAGKDKRRRVPHPVSRILFAVNRAKRCFSKYLRPWVRREESALALVPRRSYSARWRNAMVKRNKKVVAVNRQMSRAPLLLTNGDHPVIFPSSRINSFSSPFERDVVDHSKGDGDGDGDYDEYWSSAVEEIRWDTMFQNLKPT, encoded by the coding sequence ATGGATTGGTTCTCATGGCTCTCGAAAACAGCCCTCGACCCCTCCCTCGTCTACGAGTACGGCCTCGCATTCGCCCAGAACGAGCTCGAGGAAGACGACATACCCTACTTCAACCACGAATTCCTCCAAAGCATGGGCATCTCCGTCGCCAAACACCGCCTCGAAATCCTCAAACTCGCCGGAAAAGACAAGCGCCGCCGCGTCCCCCACCCCGTGTCCCGGATTCTGTTCGCCGTCAACCGCGCGAAGCGGTGTTTCTCCAAGTACTTGCGGCCGTGGGTTCGCCGCGAGGAGTCGGCCCTGGCCCTCGTGCCTCGGCGGAGCTACAGCGCGCGGTGGAGGAACGCTATGGTGAAGAGGAACAAGAAGGTGGTGGCGGTGAATAGGCAGATGAGCAGAGCTCCTCTGCTGCTCACCAATGGCGACCACCCGGTGATCTTCCCTAGTTCGAGAATCAACAGCTTTTCCAGCCCTTTTGAAAGGGACGTCGTGGATCACAGTAAGGGAGATGGAGACGGAGACGGAGACTACGACGAGTATTGGTCGTCTGCAGTTGAGGAGATCAGGTGGGATACTATGTTTCAGAACTTGAAACCTACttga